The genomic stretch ATTTGTTTTTGTAGGGTCATAGGCGTCCTCTATTCCAGGGTAAGCTGCGGTTTATTGAGGTGATTGATGCCGAAACGGCTTTGCAGGTCCTGCCAGCGTTTCAGGCGAGAGCTTCCTCCCACCAGTTGGCCGCGACCTTTTTCTTTACTGAGCCACAACTGCTGACCATTGAACGAATAAATGGGGAGCAGATCCGGGCGTTGGTCGGCACGGCGGATATCTGGCACCAGATTGTCGAGGATGAAGGGCACGGCATTGGCACTGGGATAAAAGGCCAGCACCATGTGGTATTGGTTAACGGACAACGCCTTGACGTAGGTAATGCGCATCTTCTGCTCTGGCACTCCCATGGACAGCAAGGTAAAAAACTTGGCGATAGCAAAGTCTTCACAGTCGCCGCCGTTAGCGCCGATAAACTCCAGCGGTGTTGCCCAGTAGTCGTTCTGGTGCCAGAGCTTGTCGTCATCAATGAAGTGAAACTGGTTGAAAAAGTTGTTCACCAGCTCCATCTGCATGGCCTCGGGGCGGCCTTGATTTTCGGCCATCAGCGCCTGCCAGCTATCCAACCTTTTCCCGGCCCGTTCACCATAGACCTGCACCACTTTGAGCCTGGCCTGGCTCAAATCCAATTGGGAAAGCCCGGCCCATAACAGGCCGGGCAACAATGGCAGCAACCATAGCCACTTTTTCATTCACGCCAGCGCCGGATCATTGGTCCACTGTGTAGATGGTCCACTGCATGACAGGCAGATTCTTGGCACCGGACAGTTCGGCAACCACCCGGCGGTTCTTGCGGTGGGCTTCTTCGGTCATGGACGTATCCAATGGCCGGTTAAAGCCATAGCCCACCGTTTTGACCCTGTCCTTGGCGATGGAAAATTGCTGTTCCAGCACCTTGGCCACGGCGTCGACCCGCCGCTGCGACAAGGCAACGTTGTAGTCGGCCGAGCCCACTTTCGAGCAATGGCCTTCGAGGGTCAGTTTGGCCTCTGGGTATTGCTTCATGAAGTCGGCCACTTTGCCAATTTCGCTGTAATAGCGCGGGTCGATGTAGTCGGAGTCGTTGGCGAACAACACTTTGAGATCGAAGCGCTGAATGTTGTCGGCACGGTCGCCGCAGCCGTAGTTGTCTATTTCGGCGCCCATCAAGGTTTCGGCGCATTTGTCACGGGCATTGATGACACCGTCACTGTCAGGATCGGTGAGATCGTTGACCTGTGCGGTGTGTTGGTCGTAAGCCACCGTGTCGTGCACGGCGCAGCCAGCCAGGCCAATGGCAGAGGCCAGCATCAGGATCAGGGTCTTCATAACGCCTCCTTATTCTTCACCTTGCCAGATGGCCGGGCGGGTCACCCGCAACGAATCGAGCAATTTGCCTTCGGCATTAAGCACCCGGTAACGGGCATAAATCTCATCGTATTGGGCGTTGAGATAATCCCGACGGGCCTCGAACAACTCGTTCTCGGTATCCAGAAGGTCAAGCAGGGTGCGTTTGCCCAAGTTGAATTGCTTGCCGTAAGCCACCTGGGTTTCCTTACTGGCCTCAACATGGCGGCGAATATAAGTTTTTTGTAATCCCAGGCTTTGCAGCGCATTCCAGGAAAGGCGCATCCCTTCGGACACTTCTCGCCAGGCGCGTTGCTGAATTTCTTTAGCTTCGCCAATCTTGTAGATGGTTTCACGAACCCGCGCCGAGTCACTGCCACCGGCAAAGAGGTTGTAGCGCATCCGCACCATGGCAGTCAGGTCGTTATAGTGGCCCTCGAAACCATCCAGATCGTTGTTGGCGGTCTGCTCAACCTCAATGTAGAAGTTCGGATAGTAGGCTGACTTGGCACCGCGTTTTTCGGCTTCGGCCGCCGCCACATCAAAGCTGCTGGATTTCAAAATCGGATGGTTTTCCTTGGCCAGTTCCAAGCCTTTAGCCAAAGTGCCAGGCAGCATGTCGGCGTCAGGCACCGGCACCACCAGGTTTTGTGGTTCAGCGTTAACTTCACGGATATAGCTGGCCACCGCATCTTCGTAGTTATTCTCGGCAGCCATCACATTGGCTTGGGCCCGGGCCAAACGGCCGGTAATTTGGGACAGGTCGGAGCTAGACCCCACCCCGGATTCGGTGCGCTGGCGAATGCTTTCAAAGATCTTCTGGTGGGCATCAAGGTTACGTTTGGCAAGTTCCAGAACGGATTTTTGCCGGATCACATCGAGGTACACCTTGGAGACTTTCAGCGCTGTGTTCTCGGCACTGGAAAAAAGGGAATACTGCTCTGCCCTCGCCTCGTTAGTCAGTCGATCCACTTCCGAAGATACCCGAAAGCCGTCGAACAATAATTGGCGCAGGGAAATAGACGCCTCCCCTCGGTCAAGCTCCTGGTGATGCCGCCCGGTTACCGCGCGGCTGGAGGGGCTGTCGGTGTCTTCGTAGCCATATCCAAGACCAATATCGACCTGCGGGTAGTAGCCGCCCCTGGCTTGATTAACCTGTTCTTCGTAGGCCTTGAAGCGAGAGAACACCACCCGCAGATCTGGGTGTGATTCCAGTGTATCGGCCACTGTCTGTTCCAGTGACGCTGCCATTCCCTGTGCCGATAAACTGCTGACAAGGATGGCAAGCGAAAACAACCTTAGCTTGTCTTTCATACAAACCCCCTCTTCCTTTTAATTATCTTTCACGTAGCGCAGTGCTCTGCGCCCTTTTGATTGGCTTAAGCAAGTAATCGAGTATGGTGTGTTCTCCGGTGATGACGTCTACCTCAGTCAGCATTCCCGGAATGATGGGTAACTCCTTGTTGTTTCTGACCAGATAAGGTTTGTCGGTGCGAACCCTGATCAAGTAATAGGCGTTGCCGTCATCATCTACCAGTGAATCGGCACTGATGTGGTCAAGGATGCCTTTAAGGCCGCCGTAAATAGTGAAGTCGTAAGCACTGAGCCGCACCACCGCATCCTGGCCCGGCCTTAAAAAGGCGATATCGCGCGGGCTGACTTTGGCCTCGACCAGCAGTTGCCCTTCCATCGGCACGATCTCCACTATCGGTGTGGCCGCTTGCACCACGGCGCCGACGGTATTGACGTGCAGGGTCTTGATAGTGCCTTTAACCGGCGACACCAGTTGGGTACGGGCTACGCGGTCTTCAAGGCCGGCTGTGGTTTCTTGTTGGGAATTGAGCTGCAATTCGGTACGGCGTAGCTCTTCTTGCACCTGGGTGCGATAGGCCAGCACCGCGTCGCGGCGTTTGAGAATGGCTTCGTCCCTGGCAGCGGTTATCTTAGGCTTGTTGGCTTTGGCCATGGCCACATCACCACGCATGTCGTTCACCTGGCGGCGCAGTTTGAGGATCTCAACTTCGGACACCACTCCCTGAGAGGCCAGGGGCTCGGTCAGTTGCAGCTCTTTGAGCGCCAGCTCCAGGCTCTGCTGCTGGTGCGTGACCTTAGCATCCAGTTCCGAGAGTTCTTGCTGGCGCTGGGTGATCTGCTCGGCGAGCATGGCCACCTGGTTGGTAAGGTTGTTAAGCCGGTCTTTGTATTCGGACGTTTGCCTGGCCACCAGAACGCCATAATTGCGGGTGAGGTCGTCAGGGAAGGTCAAGGGTTGGGCGGCAATGGTGATCTGGCGTTGCCAGTCGGCGTCTTGGTGAATTTGCACGCTGGCCAGTTCGGCATCTAACCTCACCGCCGCGCTCTTAAGCCCCACCAGTTCGCGGGCATTTTGTCGGTAATCGGACTGGAAGCGGACGTCGTTGATGCGCAGCAGCGGCTGGCCAGCGTTCACCACCTGCCCCTCTTGCACGTAAATGGCTTCCACCACACCGCCATCAACACTCTGCACCACTTGCAGCTGCTGAGATGGGATGATCTTGCCTTGTCCTCTGGTCACTTCATCGAGCTTGGAAAAGGTAGCCCAGAGCAAAAAGCACAGCATCAGCAGCGCCAGTATCCACAGCAGTACCCGGTGATAGCGCAGCTGGGTTTTCATCAATTGGCTGTGATAGTCCAGTGACCAGCTATTCATGGCGGCCCCCTTGTTCCTTAAGCCAGGCAAGGACCTTTTCTTTGGGGCCGTCCACCACCAGATGGCCGTGGTCCAGTACCACCAGACGGTCT from Gallaecimonas pentaromativorans encodes the following:
- a CDS encoding OmpA family protein, whose amino-acid sequence is MKTLILMLASAIGLAGCAVHDTVAYDQHTAQVNDLTDPDSDGVINARDKCAETLMGAEIDNYGCGDRADNIQRFDLKVLFANDSDYIDPRYYSEIGKVADFMKQYPEAKLTLEGHCSKVGSADYNVALSQRRVDAVAKVLEQQFSIAKDRVKTVGYGFNRPLDTSMTEEAHRKNRRVVAELSGAKNLPVMQWTIYTVDQ
- a CDS encoding HlyD family type I secretion periplasmic adaptor subunit gives rise to the protein MNSWSLDYHSQLMKTQLRYHRVLLWILALLMLCFLLWATFSKLDEVTRGQGKIIPSQQLQVVQSVDGGVVEAIYVQEGQVVNAGQPLLRINDVRFQSDYRQNARELVGLKSAAVRLDAELASVQIHQDADWQRQITIAAQPLTFPDDLTRNYGVLVARQTSEYKDRLNNLTNQVAMLAEQITQRQQELSELDAKVTHQQQSLELALKELQLTEPLASQGVVSEVEILKLRRQVNDMRGDVAMAKANKPKITAARDEAILKRRDAVLAYRTQVQEELRRTELQLNSQQETTAGLEDRVARTQLVSPVKGTIKTLHVNTVGAVVQAATPIVEIVPMEGQLLVEAKVSPRDIAFLRPGQDAVVRLSAYDFTIYGGLKGILDHISADSLVDDDGNAYYLIRVRTDKPYLVRNNKELPIIPGMLTEVDVITGEHTILDYLLKPIKRAQSTALRER
- a CDS encoding TolC family outer membrane protein, whose translation is MAASLEQTVADTLESHPDLRVVFSRFKAYEEQVNQARGGYYPQVDIGLGYGYEDTDSPSSRAVTGRHHQELDRGEASISLRQLLFDGFRVSSEVDRLTNEARAEQYSLFSSAENTALKVSKVYLDVIRQKSVLELAKRNLDAHQKIFESIRQRTESGVGSSSDLSQITGRLARAQANVMAAENNYEDAVASYIREVNAEPQNLVVPVPDADMLPGTLAKGLELAKENHPILKSSSFDVAAAEAEKRGAKSAYYPNFYIEVEQTANNDLDGFEGHYNDLTAMVRMRYNLFAGGSDSARVRETIYKIGEAKEIQQRAWREVSEGMRLSWNALQSLGLQKTYIRRHVEASKETQVAYGKQFNLGKRTLLDLLDTENELFEARRDYLNAQYDEIYARYRVLNAEGKLLDSLRVTRPAIWQGEE
- a CDS encoding transglutaminase-like cysteine peptidase; this encodes MKKWLWLLPLLPGLLWAGLSQLDLSQARLKVVQVYGERAGKRLDSWQALMAENQGRPEAMQMELVNNFFNQFHFIDDDKLWHQNDYWATPLEFIGANGGDCEDFAIAKFFTLLSMGVPEQKMRITYVKALSVNQYHMVLAFYPSANAVPFILDNLVPDIRRADQRPDLLPIYSFNGQQLWLSKEKGRGQLVGGSSRLKRWQDLQSRFGINHLNKPQLTLE